Proteins encoded together in one Streptomyces sp. TLI_171 window:
- a CDS encoding rhodanese-like domain-containing protein: MSVVASVEIASAVLSVPAAAPAVAAAHYAARLAFEADVSDVHADLTSGAPGIVVVDTRSKAAWDQGRIPGSVHLPTARIAELAPESIAPGQTVVTYCWGPGCNGATRAALAFARLGYPVKEMLGGFEYWVREGFAYDTAAGVEQRPVDDLTAPRSGISCAC, translated from the coding sequence ATGTCTGTTGTCGCTTCCGTCGAGATCGCCAGTGCCGTGCTGAGCGTTCCCGCCGCCGCGCCGGCCGTCGCTGCCGCGCACTACGCCGCCCGGCTCGCCTTCGAGGCGGACGTGTCGGACGTCCACGCCGATCTGACGTCCGGTGCGCCCGGGATCGTGGTGGTGGACACCCGCAGCAAGGCCGCCTGGGACCAGGGGCGGATCCCCGGGTCGGTGCACCTGCCGACCGCGCGGATCGCCGAGCTGGCACCGGAGTCGATCGCCCCGGGGCAGACCGTGGTCACCTACTGCTGGGGGCCGGGCTGCAACGGCGCCACCCGGGCGGCGCTGGCGTTCGCTCGGCTCGGGTACCCGGTGAAGGAGATGCTGGGCGGCTTCGAGTACTGGGTGCGGGAGGGGTTCGCGTACGACACCGCCGCCGGGGTCGAGCAGCGTCCCGTCGACGACCTGACCGCGCCGCGGTCGGGGATCTCCTGCGCGTGCTGA
- the thpR gene encoding RNA 2',3'-cyclic phosphodiesterase — translation MDDRPEPPTRRVFVALAPPDDAKDELARALRPASARYPRLRWNRIEDWHITLAFLGELPTTAVPLLQSALAGTAGARPALELALRGGGHFDHRLLWSGVAGDLDGLHRLADDVREVVRSCGIGFRDRPLYPHLTLARARRDDLVSVPGGAADLAAFAGRPWPTARLHLVGSNIGRGPGPIHYRDVESWPFGPAAPAHR, via the coding sequence GTGGACGATCGACCCGAGCCCCCGACCCGGCGCGTCTTCGTGGCGCTGGCCCCGCCCGACGACGCCAAGGACGAGCTGGCCCGTGCCCTGCGGCCGGCCAGTGCCCGGTACCCGCGGCTGCGCTGGAACCGGATCGAGGACTGGCACATCACACTGGCCTTCCTCGGCGAACTGCCCACCACCGCGGTGCCGTTGCTGCAGTCCGCGCTCGCCGGCACGGCCGGAGCCCGCCCCGCCCTGGAACTCGCCCTGCGCGGCGGCGGCCACTTCGACCACCGGCTGCTCTGGAGCGGCGTCGCCGGAGACCTCGACGGCCTGCACCGGCTCGCCGACGACGTGCGCGAGGTGGTCAGGTCCTGCGGCATCGGGTTCCGGGACCGCCCGCTGTACCCCCACCTCACGCTGGCCCGGGCCCGCCGCGACGACCTGGTCAGCGTGCCGGGCGGTGCCGCCGACCTCGCCGCGTTCGCGGGCCGACCGTGGCCGACCGCACGCCTCCACCTGGTCGGCAGCAACATCGGCCGCGGCCCGGGCCCGATCCACTACCGCGACGTCGAGTCCTGGCCGTTCGGCCCGGCCGCCCCCGCCCACCGGTAG